In one window of Posidoniimonas corsicana DNA:
- a CDS encoding family 43 glycosylhydrolase has protein sequence MSRFLVSIAAAALCLQALPAPAEEVLLLPYFDSNGENGVFLAWSADGVSFSPVNERRPIFKPPQWRGQNLTRDPSIIWHDGRFHMVWTSHWTGRWFGYASSPDLKDWSKPQQVQPFPDGEEQPKNIWAPEIFHDHIAGDFKIVWSSTLPSELSDDDHSVDSHGHDHRMYYTATKDFRSFSPPEPITVDRDKSVIDAYVAWDQQGERWVMVYKNEYPIADGGKNLVLAFSPPKISPRSFTSTTEPIVGPGAPIAPEAMVEGPSLVRWQDRWLLYWDSYILRHYAMASSTDLEQWQDHTRELKMPVERPRHGTVFAAERSAIGWPLPPGE, from the coding sequence ATGTCTCGATTCCTGGTTTCGATCGCCGCGGCCGCCCTCTGCCTGCAAGCCCTCCCCGCGCCCGCGGAAGAGGTGCTGCTGCTGCCGTACTTCGACAGCAACGGCGAGAACGGCGTGTTCCTCGCCTGGAGCGCCGACGGCGTCAGCTTTTCGCCGGTCAACGAGCGCCGCCCGATCTTCAAACCGCCGCAGTGGCGGGGGCAGAACCTAACCCGCGACCCCTCCATCATCTGGCACGACGGTCGGTTCCACATGGTGTGGACATCGCACTGGACCGGGCGGTGGTTTGGGTACGCCAGCTCGCCGGACCTGAAGGACTGGTCGAAGCCGCAGCAGGTCCAGCCATTCCCCGACGGCGAAGAGCAGCCCAAGAACATCTGGGCGCCCGAGATCTTCCACGACCACATCGCTGGGGACTTCAAGATCGTCTGGTCCTCGACGCTCCCTAGCGAGCTGAGCGACGACGACCACAGCGTCGACTCGCACGGCCACGACCACCGGATGTACTACACCGCAACCAAGGACTTCCGGTCGTTCAGCCCGCCCGAGCCGATCACCGTCGACCGCGACAAGAGCGTCATTGACGCGTACGTGGCCTGGGACCAGCAGGGCGAACGCTGGGTGATGGTCTACAAGAATGAGTACCCGATCGCCGACGGCGGCAAGAACCTGGTGCTGGCGTTCTCGCCGCCGAAGATCTCGCCGCGGAGCTTCACCAGCACCACCGAGCCGATCGTCGGCCCCGGGGCGCCGATCGCTCCCGAGGCGATGGTCGAAGGACCCTCGCTGGTGCGTTGGCAGGACCGCTGGCTGCTCTACTGGGACAGCTACATCCTCCGGCATTACGCGATGGCGAGCTCCACCGACCTCGAGCAGTGGCAGGACCACACGCGAGAGCTCAAGATGCCGGTAGAGCGGCCCCGCCACGGCACCGTGTTCGCCGCTGAGCGGTCGGCGATCGGCTGGCCGTTGCCGCCTGGCGAGTAG
- a CDS encoding alpha-N-arabinofuranosidase, with protein MPRCIRLFSVALLCLTAAPTLAGEATAVVNVDQDAGRINRHIYGHFAEHLGRCIYDGIWVGPDSPIPNTDGARNDVVTALKNLSIPNLRWPGGCFADDYHWRDGIGPQDKRPKRINMHWGQVIDTNEFGTHEFLNLCELLDTEPYLAGNVGSGTPQEMRDWIEYMTFDGDSELANLRRKNGREEPWKVPYFGVGNENWGCGGNMRPEYYADLYRRYSTYCRSFSGNRMTLVACGANGLDANWTRVMTERIGRRMPAISLHYYTVYPAWANKTVATGFGEEEWAAVLSECLRMRTAIGNAEASLDKIDPRNRIGLFVDEWGAWYQNEPGTPGYALYQQNSLRDALLAGITLHIFHEHNDRVRMANIAQVVNVLQAMILTEGDKMLPTPSYHLFEMYRVHQDATRLPLDVESPEYAFGDHSLPALSVSASKNEAGEVNISIVNAHATEEMDLKIDLKGSEAESVTGRILTANQLDAHNTFDAPNSVEPSGFDNAKLSGATLEAAIPAHSVVVLTLK; from the coding sequence ATGCCTCGCTGCATTCGTCTCTTCTCTGTTGCCCTGCTCTGCCTGACCGCGGCCCCCACCCTCGCGGGCGAGGCGACGGCGGTCGTGAACGTGGATCAGGACGCCGGCAGGATCAACCGCCACATCTACGGCCACTTCGCGGAGCACCTGGGACGCTGCATCTACGACGGCATCTGGGTCGGCCCCGATTCGCCCATCCCCAACACCGACGGCGCCCGCAACGACGTCGTCACGGCGCTCAAGAACCTGAGCATCCCCAACCTGCGGTGGCCCGGCGGCTGCTTCGCCGACGACTACCACTGGCGTGACGGCATCGGCCCCCAGGACAAGCGCCCCAAGCGGATCAACATGCACTGGGGCCAGGTGATCGACACCAACGAGTTCGGCACGCACGAGTTCCTCAACCTGTGTGAGCTGCTCGACACCGAGCCCTACCTGGCCGGCAACGTCGGCAGCGGCACGCCCCAGGAGATGCGTGACTGGATCGAGTACATGACCTTCGACGGCGACAGCGAGCTGGCCAACCTGCGCCGCAAGAACGGCCGCGAAGAACCGTGGAAGGTGCCCTACTTCGGCGTCGGCAACGAGAACTGGGGCTGCGGCGGCAACATGCGGCCGGAGTACTACGCCGACCTCTACCGCCGCTACTCCACCTACTGCCGCAGCTTCAGCGGCAACCGCATGACGCTGGTCGCCTGCGGCGCCAACGGGCTCGACGCCAACTGGACCCGGGTGATGACCGAGCGGATCGGCCGCCGGATGCCGGCCATCTCGCTGCACTATTACACGGTCTACCCGGCGTGGGCGAACAAGACCGTCGCGACCGGCTTCGGCGAGGAAGAGTGGGCGGCGGTCCTCAGCGAGTGCCTGCGGATGCGCACCGCCATCGGCAACGCCGAGGCGTCGCTCGACAAGATCGACCCCCGCAACCGCATCGGCCTGTTCGTCGACGAGTGGGGCGCCTGGTACCAGAACGAGCCCGGCACGCCCGGCTACGCGCTCTACCAGCAGAACTCGCTCCGCGACGCGCTGCTGGCTGGCATCACGCTGCACATCTTCCACGAGCACAACGACCGCGTCCGCATGGCCAACATCGCCCAGGTGGTCAACGTGCTGCAGGCGATGATCCTCACCGAGGGCGACAAGATGCTGCCGACGCCCAGCTACCACCTGTTCGAGATGTACCGCGTCCACCAGGACGCCACGCGGCTGCCGCTGGACGTCGAGTCGCCCGAGTACGCCTTCGGCGACCACTCGCTGCCGGCGCTCAGCGTGTCGGCGTCGAAGAACGAGGCCGGCGAGGTCAATATCTCGATCGTCAACGCCCACGCCACCGAGGAGATGGACCTGAAGATCGACCTCAAGGGCTCCGAGGCCGAGTCGGTTACGGGTCGGATCCTCACCGCCAACCAGCTCGACGCGCACAACACGTTCGACGCGCCCAACTCGGTTGAGCCGTCCGGGTTCGACAACGCGAAGCTGTCCGGCGCCACGCTCGAGGCGGCGATCCCGGCGCACTCGGTCGTGGTGCTCACCCTCAAGTAG
- a CDS encoding PSD1 and planctomycete cytochrome C domain-containing protein, producing the protein MIPPPTPTAPKPSPRPASRPRNRWGWRLAAVAALSTSAAGAAAAEPDGPVQFNRDVRPILVSNCLSCHGGVKQQGGISFVYADQVLPPDGWAVEPGDPDASPLIERVEMDDPDLRMPPPEHGPPLTPREVDVLRRWIAEGASWQDHWAFEPPVEPPLPGVNDQQWPREDLDRYVLARREQEGLASTPDAPPYRWLRRASLDLTGLPPTPAQRRRFLSELESDGEAAYQQAADRLLASPHYGERWASVWLDQVRYADSMGLGLDSPRSVWQYRDWVIRSLNADLPYDQFTVKQIAGDLLPGRDPDNLVATACQRLTQSNEEGGTDDEEFRVAAVLDRVNTTWQAWQGMTFGCVQCHSHPYEPFRHEDYYRFTAFFNNTADSDLDDDAPTYRAPNDPADNKQAEQLDEEIRSLGEQIWAAGHELLSDEQAWRPLTGLTASANNATRLQVERAGDHDEFFTVGTIERGARFTLEAPLPADLQPLTAIRGVVLPGAPETARADSEWGFVWSRVEAELVVPSDEGEQVSPLKIARIIGDEPHPLFSPQASLDKRSRRGFSALSRIYHPRSAALVLEQPAEVPPGARLRLRIAHDVQMVGAFSLVSRRGHLAVSDRPGFTALLTAPALAEQRRRLGQLTKQRRAIPSTATPVMQERPAHLARESHVFERGLFLDKGPLVTPGVPESMPELPAGRPADRLALAQWLASPDNPLTARVAVNRVWARVFGAGLVETEEDFGSSGEPPSHPQLLDYLALRFQGEHGWRFKPLLRELILSSTYRQSEVATPAAKAADPANRLLSRGPRVRLPSEAVRDQALALAGLLSDQMYGPPVRPPLPEGVWRPFAAGDKWPAPEPGSPQRYRRSIYTYTKRSIPFPTFATFDQPSREFCAPRRLRSNTPLQALEVLNSEAFHECSVALAERMAGRGEDPREQVRWGFELVTCRPPTDSESDVLVELFEHPDGGGQAVAAALLNLDEVLMK; encoded by the coding sequence ATGATCCCCCCCCCCACCCCAACGGCGCCCAAGCCTTCGCCCCGGCCCGCTAGCCGCCCCCGCAACCGCTGGGGCTGGCGATTGGCGGCTGTCGCTGCGTTGTCGACATCCGCCGCGGGTGCGGCAGCTGCCGAGCCGGACGGCCCCGTCCAGTTCAATCGGGACGTCCGGCCCATCCTGGTGTCGAACTGCCTGAGCTGCCACGGCGGTGTGAAGCAGCAGGGCGGGATCTCGTTCGTGTACGCCGACCAGGTGCTGCCGCCCGACGGCTGGGCGGTCGAGCCGGGCGACCCCGACGCCTCGCCGCTGATCGAGCGCGTCGAGATGGACGACCCAGACCTGCGGATGCCGCCCCCCGAACACGGGCCGCCGCTGACGCCCCGCGAAGTGGACGTGCTGCGTCGGTGGATCGCCGAGGGCGCGTCGTGGCAGGACCACTGGGCGTTCGAGCCGCCCGTGGAGCCCCCGCTCCCCGGAGTCAATGACCAGCAGTGGCCGCGCGAGGACCTCGACCGCTACGTGCTGGCGCGGCGGGAGCAGGAGGGGCTCGCCTCGACGCCCGACGCGCCGCCGTACCGCTGGCTGCGGAGGGCGAGCCTCGACCTGACCGGCCTCCCCCCGACGCCCGCCCAGCGGCGGCGGTTCCTGTCCGAGCTGGAGTCCGACGGCGAGGCCGCGTACCAGCAGGCCGCCGACCGGCTGCTCGCCTCCCCCCACTACGGCGAGCGTTGGGCCAGCGTCTGGCTCGACCAGGTCCGCTACGCCGACTCGATGGGGCTCGGCCTCGACTCGCCGCGGTCGGTGTGGCAGTACCGCGACTGGGTGATCCGGTCGCTCAACGCGGACCTGCCGTACGACCAGTTCACCGTCAAACAGATCGCCGGCGACCTGCTCCCCGGCCGCGACCCGGACAACCTGGTCGCCACCGCCTGCCAGCGGCTCACCCAGTCGAACGAGGAGGGCGGAACCGACGACGAGGAGTTCCGCGTCGCCGCGGTGCTGGACCGCGTGAACACCACCTGGCAAGCGTGGCAGGGCATGACCTTCGGCTGCGTCCAGTGCCACAGCCACCCGTATGAGCCGTTCCGCCACGAGGACTACTACCGGTTCACGGCGTTCTTCAACAACACCGCCGACTCCGACCTGGACGACGACGCGCCCACCTACCGCGCGCCCAACGACCCGGCCGACAACAAGCAGGCCGAGCAGCTCGACGAAGAGATCCGTTCGCTCGGCGAGCAGATCTGGGCCGCCGGCCACGAGCTGCTATCCGACGAACAGGCGTGGCGTCCGCTCACCGGCCTTACCGCCAGCGCCAACAACGCCACCAGGCTGCAGGTCGAACGCGCCGGCGACCACGACGAGTTCTTCACCGTGGGAACCATCGAACGCGGCGCCCGGTTCACCCTCGAAGCCCCGCTGCCTGCCGACCTGCAGCCGCTCACCGCCATCCGTGGCGTGGTGCTGCCCGGCGCGCCAGAAACCGCCCGCGCAGACTCCGAGTGGGGGTTCGTCTGGTCGCGTGTCGAGGCCGAGCTGGTCGTGCCATCGGACGAGGGCGAGCAGGTTTCGCCGCTGAAGATCGCCCGGATCATCGGCGACGAGCCGCACCCGCTCTTCTCGCCGCAGGCGAGCCTCGACAAACGCTCCAGGCGTGGCTTCTCCGCCCTGTCGCGCATCTACCACCCGCGGAGCGCGGCGTTGGTGCTGGAGCAGCCGGCGGAGGTTCCGCCGGGCGCCCGGCTGCGGCTGCGGATCGCGCACGACGTGCAGATGGTCGGCGCGTTCAGCCTGGTAAGTCGGCGCGGCCACCTGGCGGTGAGCGACCGGCCCGGGTTCACCGCCCTGCTCACCGCCCCCGCGCTGGCCGAGCAGCGGCGCCGGCTCGGCCAACTCACGAAGCAGCGGCGGGCGATCCCCTCCACCGCTACCCCGGTGATGCAGGAGCGGCCCGCCCACCTTGCCCGCGAGTCGCACGTGTTCGAGCGTGGTCTGTTCCTCGACAAGGGGCCGTTGGTCACCCCCGGCGTCCCCGAGTCGATGCCCGAGCTGCCCGCCGGGCGGCCGGCGGACCGGCTCGCACTTGCCCAGTGGCTGGCTTCGCCGGACAACCCACTGACGGCGCGGGTCGCCGTGAACCGCGTGTGGGCCCGTGTGTTCGGCGCCGGGCTGGTGGAGACCGAAGAGGACTTCGGCTCGTCGGGCGAGCCCCCGTCGCACCCGCAGCTCCTCGATTACCTCGCGCTCCGCTTCCAGGGCGAGCACGGCTGGCGATTCAAGCCGCTGCTCCGCGAGCTGATCCTCTCCAGCACGTACCGGCAGAGCGAGGTCGCCACGCCGGCCGCCAAGGCGGCCGACCCCGCCAACCGCCTGCTGAGCCGGGGGCCCCGCGTCAGGCTCCCCTCCGAGGCGGTCCGCGACCAGGCGCTCGCGCTGGCCGGGCTGCTGTCCGACCAGATGTACGGCCCGCCCGTCCGCCCGCCGCTGCCCGAGGGCGTGTGGCGGCCGTTCGCCGCCGGCGACAAGTGGCCCGCCCCCGAGCCGGGCAGTCCGCAGCGGTACCGCCGGTCGATCTACACGTACACCAAGCGGAGCATCCCGTTCCCGACCTTCGCCACCTTCGACCAGCCGTCCCGCGAGTTCTGCGCGCCGCGTCGGCTGCGGTCCAACACGCCGCTGCAGGCGCTCGAGGTGCTCAACAGCGAGGCGTTCCACGAGTGCTCCGTGGCGCTCGCGGAACGCATGGCCGGCCGCGGCGAGGACCCGCGCGAGCAGGTGCGGTGGGGCTTCGAGCTGGTCACCTGCCGCCCGCCCACCGACAGCGAGTCGGACGTGCTGGTCGAGCTCTTCGAGCACCCGGACGGCGGCGGACAGGCGGTCGCGGCGGCCCTATTAAACCTGGATGAGGTCCTGATGAAGTAG